A window of Triplophysa dalaica isolate WHDGS20190420 chromosome 12, ASM1584641v1, whole genome shotgun sequence genomic DNA:
ACCTACAAATTAGTTTGTGTTAACACTGAGGTGTGTCTTAGCACCTTAAAGCATGCGTAAcaccaatctcatattaatcttgagtacctatggAATAGTATTgaatactttgtatcttcgaagagtatttagtttgatcacatttataaaagatagatacagctttacgttTGTTTCCGAAAACAAACAGCGTCTGCGGGCCgcaggggtaggctgaaccaaagcacgtgcgcacccatagaaatcagtttcactcaccccatgcggttcatgtccggcatcttttatcGCTGGGACTGCTCCatttatcagtttcaaacaatctccaaattcagcgttatatccacagtttatataacattcatcacccaattctcctgctctcctttgACCGTCCAGCGTGCTTTtcctgggagaattgtccaataagggactaagaaaagttgttactaacagttttatatgttcgaaaaaaactttctgaaacctgtacaatcgctgcgggagtgtatcgagcacagaaatactacgtaatacgtccaacttgttttttgacaagttgaccatgttaagcacgtttaacattgtaaagaaaacagaatgcatgacacattgttgcagggccactttaaagtaaaaaaatctagtGAGTTACTTAAAGACCCTGGGCTAAGAATGCATGTGAGATGCCCAACAACAAAATATCTTGTCAGACATGTCAATATGATAAGAGAGAGTGTTTTTTACAAAGAAGTCTTAAAAGTACAGCAGGAAACAATGGCCCATTTAGGTCTATGCTTATGTGTTATGTGAAACTaagttgtattgtgtttaattagAAAGGCCCTCGTGAAGTACTATGATGCCAGAAGGCTGAAAAAACAAGCATACCACAAGTTCACAAAACAATTCTACCACAGCCGATACGTGTGACATCATGGGTTTGCAGAGCATTTATCTGTAGAATGTTGACTTCTTGATCCAAATTTAGTTCCAGATTGACAGTCTCCAGAGCTTTTCCCTGCTCAAATCTTACTCCTAAATAAAGAAGCACAAACTCAGGACTAATGAGCCTGGCGTGACTCCAGAGCTTAAGGGCCATTGGAGGATATAGAATATCAAAGCATCCTCAACAACAACAAGCCAGAAGCTTTGCACTGTACTTTATGTAGGTTTACGTGTGTGTTTTGGGGAATGGGGGCTTGATTTCTGTTCATAATATGGCAGTGTAATATACTCTGTTTACGTAAGAGCAATTGTTGCCTTCACAAATTTTAAATAGTTTGGATTTGGAATGGAAAagtcagaaaaaaaaatctgtgaaacaTAAAGGAGATATTTCACAGAAGATTCACAAACACTAAATAcgtattttgatatttttgtgtctgtacaatagatGTCAATGAgaatcaatgttgtttggttaccaacattcttcaaaatatttttcttttgtgttcttcagtataaagtcacacaggtttggaatgacatgagaatgagtaTATGATAAAATACTTATCATTTGAACTATTTAAGTAATGTTGACATAACTTTTAtagaaattatataaaatatttgagtaTATTTAAAGTACAGTAGCATAGTATATTAAGTATGTATAGAGTAATATTTTATCTGTATTTCTAAAAGTTTGAACAATCCTAACTATTTTCATTAGAATGGTGTGATTAagctttttttcttaatgttgTACCCTTTTTCCAACTTttttgacaaacaaaaacacaagcacacatactATCCCTTTGTcacttaaataatttatttaccaCTAGAGCACCACAACAGTAATGTGTTACAATACATCATAGTGGGTCAACAATATCAACATCATCATAGACAACATTAACAATAAACAGCTCTGGTGCGATAATGATGGTGTCTCCTTCCACTTCCTGTATTTCCAGGAAGTCCACTGGCTTTCTTGcccttgtaaaataaaataagtgtcACCAAAAATCCTGGGCATTGGTGAAGGTTGCTCTTTTAAATTGATTAGAATAAGAGGAACCTTCACCTGTATGCCATTCACATCACAGCTCATGATACATTGGGTGAAGCTATAACTAcgaataaaaacaacaaacaatagttacaaataaaaaaggtagaaataaaatattcagtgcaattatttgtaatatacGATTTCTTTTCCAATGAGAGCAATCAAAATCACAAATTCAGAAAGACGCCTTGAGAGGTGTACGTGAGCATTTGTGGCTGTTGCAGTGCATTTGTGAAGCTGCTGCAACAGGACACACCCGGGTTACCCATCCCTCATGATTTACACTTACTCTAAGTCTCTTTTATGTCTTCACATTCTTCAATATCTACCTTTCACAATCATCTTTGCATCATCTCAGATTCATCAACTACCTCATTTCATGCATCAATGTGAATTACCTGTTTTGACCCCAGCCTCTTAATCTGTCTCATGACACCACCTCCTTCATCACACCCTGCACCTGTACTGTCACGGTGATAAGCAACTAATGATCAAATCTGCATCAAGATCAGCATGGGCCGGTTGCACAAACTGAGTAGACTAGTCTTATGTGTTATTCATCAAAAAAAGTGGGTCATAACTTCTTCAAatcagttacataaaaaggtagattggttttattaaaatctgaaaagtaAGACTAGTTAGTCCTAATTTATTGCTAGTAAGTGAGACAAGTTGCTAATCCACTGTCTCAATTTAGTGACTttgtttatgcaactggccccAAGTCTCCATTCTAAATAAATTAGCCATTAAAGTATGCACCTTTTTTATGAACGTTGTGCTGTTTGTGCCTGCAGAAAGCGTAAGAGGTAAAAGGTgagatttgcattttaattgatCCTGGAATATGATCATTTTTAGAATAAGTTTTGGAGAGGAGCATTATAACAGTCTCCAAGcactttctgtattttaaaacatatgtacTATAAAGTCTCACAACGTTATTCAAGATCTGCTGCTTTCTCCCAGTGTTGCACTCACAACTGGCCTGCAAGATCAGTTCCACTGTGAAAGATAAGTTCAGATTTAAATTATTCTGAGGTTTGCATTCGTAACGTTACTGCAAGTGGCACTATAGCGTAAACTTCTTTTTGCAGTAATTTTTTGCATGTAGGTGAGATTCTCTGGTGACGGAGCTTAAAGAGACTGTTGCTGAGCAAGTCAGTTTGAATTAGTTGACTGTAGACATGTTTAACTCAAGTAAAACATGCAGTTTAAAGCTCAGACTTTTTAAGGTACCTATATCGCCCTGCTGAGAAGTAAGGTTTGCTACCACTAAAGAAGAATGGGACTCATTGGCCAAGCCCGTGTTTTTTGCATACTTAGGTACTGTCCTAAAGGGctgttttacaataaacaaaacttcCTTGGTTGCTCTAAATAACAGGCCTTGCTGTTCTACCCCAGCTCCAACCCCCTGCAAAAACTTGTGGCCATCTTGAACTTCATTTGTGGTAAATATGCAGCGAACCAAACAGTTTGCCACAAATTTTTTCCAGACGTTTTTTGCTCATTGCCAGTAGAGGTGAACTATATTGGACACCTAGTCACCGAGGTTGGTCACTACATCTGGTAATAAAATCATGggtttaaatattaacaaaaagaTCTTTATTCTTGAGGGAAACAAAATCAACAATGACAATAACAACAATgccaaaataacagaaagaagtatttgtttgaaataaatgttggaACAAGGGATTTTCTCTTCCCCTTGCTTCACATATAGATACCTATCACATACTTCCAGTGTTTGCCAAACTCACATCCATAGACTGATGAGTGTGTGATGTGACACATGCCGTTAGGGCCTGTTTCCAGCACAAGTATGCAAatccacacacaacacacacaatgtaTCATATTGGTTTCTGAGTGTTTTTGAGGGTGTGTACTTGTCATAGGAACATTATTCTGTTGTACCTTGACAGTCCGCCCAcagcatgtctgtgtgtcttaTTGCgggtttttgtgtgtgtgaatgtgtgttggtGATAATGGAGGTGATCCGTTCCTAGCTGCACTTGCAGGACTTGACAATCATGTTGGAGAGCTGCTCGATTTTGGGAGTTTTGCCGATGAAGTAAAGGATCGTGAGGGGTTCCAGATCCTGAGACACACAGCATGGAGACGCAGAGGCATCTGGATTAATGGTGTTATAGAGGCCGAGAACCTGAAGGAGATCAGGAAATGCAGTTACTGAACTGATACCATTTAGAATTCATGTGTCTTAAGAATATGCggacttttgatttttgtagTGTagtattagtacttataaaacCACTGTTACATATatggtttcatcggatgcaCACGCCTGGCAAGTGGctaataataaaagtatttatgaattatttaatttatatcagtattaatttatattttattgtactataattgtatttaataagtaTTTAGTAAGTATAATAAGTATTTTAGTGTATTTAGTaagatttaagtttagccaaataaCAGTTCTTGTACTTGTAACCCAAAGTAACACTAACctgacatacttttaacttgctagctggTCTAATTTACCTGTTGTCTCTTTTccttgttttcagaaatgtgGATGTGGACCGGAAGTACAAAATCCACAAAAGCGTGCACAGTAACGTTTGACAGGCAAACCTTTTCATTACTTGAAAGACAAAGTAATGGAAAAAAGAacaaaccctctctctttcactcaacaggtattgttctggcttttgtggaaactagCAATTTTGAATTAGATAATTAActaattgtattattgctcctgtatgacatatcgcttattgctccctgaactctccgtaagtcgctttggataaaagcgtctgctaaatgagtaaatataaatgtttgtttatgtcgtTGCATTGAAACTATCTACAACATATCACATTTTTCatagctttataaataaataactaggGCAATTTTACCTAAGACTTACTGATCTAGCAACAATTACATTGCAAAAGCATTAAAAgagcagaaatgtatttttcaccTTGCTGTGCTGAGTATCTGCGCTCCACAGATACGGACAGGCCCCTGCACAGAAGTTGGCGTTATAACCTTTCGGTTCGTGGATCCACTTCCAGCCCAGATCGTTCCTGAAATCGATGTAGAGAGAGCGTAAACAGCAGTTATCCTGCACGTTCCTGTGGGATGATAGGAAAAAACAGAACGTGATGATTTTAGACCACTATTCTGCATCATAAATGatgaataatgaaataaaaatggaacaATATGCAACTGGTGTCTCTACTAAAATTAGAGTCTAAAAAATACCTTACGAACAAATACCGCTgaaaacaattttatatgttCTACTGCTTATATGTATGTTATATGTTGTGGCTGCATTAAGGTTCTTTGTCAGGCTGTATGGTTTCACATTCACCTTCTTTTTTGCACTAAAAGTTCTTAGTAGTGGAAAAAGTTCCTACAGACTATAAAAGTTAAGagaaaaaagttaaaacaaaaaggttctttgggTAACCaaaattttttcaaaattcttCTTCTTTGGCACCACTGTGAAAAACTGGCCTAGAGCACAATGTTATTGGACCAACTGCCAAGGAACACAGTCACTGTGTTAAGAAATATGTATATGCTTTTTAACTTCTTAGGTTCCTCATTTTTGGAGTGCAGGTCAGGAAGTATAAATTGAACAGAACTGAGGTAAATCTGTGCGATTGTGACACCAATGGGCAGCACAAAGAGTATACAAACAGACCCTTTTGTTATAAGACATTTGAGTCACATTGAGTTTTAATTCAGCAGTGAAAGGTTTTTCAGTTCATCGATTAAATTCAGTCTGAATTGATACCACCGCCAGTCTGCTTTGATGTGTGTCCCAACAATTGCATAATCCTGGACTAAAGCTGTTTCTAACAAATGACAGATGAGTATCTATAGAGACACCAGAAGCACTGTGGAGCAAGTTTTAAACATCCTGATATGGTTCAGATACAACGTGTGGGAAAAATCTTTTAAGCTTTGTGAGAAAAAGTTTGGACCTGGAGCAGAAGGCTGCATCAAGAGCTCGTTTCTGTCTGTGGCTCTTGTGCTGGGACTCCAGACGGTATGATGGAAGTAACATCAGGAGAAGGTGTGGAGACTGGCCACTGTTACGGCGCCTCTTATACTTCAGATCCGATCCGTGCAATATGCTGTCATCTATACCTGTGAAGCGGGCACAGAAATGGCAATAAGATTTTCCTGTCTTCTATTGGTTGGATAAACAGATAATAAAACGGATGTTTTTGTGCCATTGACTCATGCCAGAGTGTTCGTAGACAAAAGAACCAATAAATGGCTCGTTTATTGTCTCTCCATATTACACTGTTACACtgagaatttctttttttaacctaaCGTAAATTGCCATTTGTGACAACAAATATAAGTTaatttatgaatatataaaaatatataatatgacGAACTTTATGGGGGACAATGAATTACTATTATCCCTTACTTGTGTTCCaaatcacacagacacagagaaacACCCTCATACATAAACTAACTCGCTCACACCCCCACCCAAATCCACCTGCAAAGCGTGTCTCCAGCTCTTCGCTCTTGTTGGGGATGATGTAATTATTTGACGGCACAAATGTGCAGCAGGGACAGTGCAGGCTGATCTTGAATCCATTGTTTCTGTCTGGTGGGAGAAacacaataaagaaaacaaaatgtgcactGTAAGGTTAGATAATCTACAGCAGATAAATGAGATCATTTCTGGAGCCAGCTCGTGATTTGAGTGAGCCCACTCCCACGGTCCCTCGTGAGACACATAGAGTCACTGCTGTCTCTCAACAGAAAGATCCAAAATCCATCAACTGCCAGCTAGTAATCCTGAATATCTCCCAATCTACTCTCTCCTGTGATGATTTCTCTCACTCTCCTGTGTAAAGTGTCGGAGACTGGGCTGATGCTGTCATGAGCTCATGAGCTGTATACaccgatgatgatgatgatagaTGTTTATTATTCATTGTTGTGTGGCCTATGAACTTtggatcagatttttttatttttataaacacacaaatcaccTAAATCATTGCTTTTATATAATAGTTTTATATGTGTAAGGGATTCTTGCTGCTTGCTAAGAAAATTTTGTGTATCAGATTTTGCTCTTAAATACCAACTCAGCCTTGGATGATTAAGAGTATGGAACTTTGAAATAAATGTGggttgtatataaaaaaatctggatgTGGGTGATTTTATGAGAAATCTTTTATGATATAACTTGAATGCAGACTTGTGAGATTTATTTTCCTCAGGAGATATTTTATACTATTTTTTTGCAGGAGACTTAAGCAAAAGTTTCTAGTTGCTCCAAATTTAATCTAGGAGGCCTCAAAGCTGACTTGATTGATTTCAGTTGGATAAACatgcataaaatatttacacGGAAACATATGTTCAAAATCCATTTTTCAttaccacacatacacactcccTTACTTCTGTGTAGTAGCCACTCGCTGACTGCTTCCGTCACATCGAAAGAAAGCCACTCCCCCTCCCTTCGGGTGCGCACCACCTTGCTGTCGATGTATCGCTGCGTGGGTGAGGTGAGGTCTTTATGACCTAAAATCTAAAGAAAGATTTAAGACGTCAGCATCACCGGCAGTCCACTAACAATATAAATATCATGCGCCCAATGTCCGCCTCGTTTAAAACGGTACCCCGTCTCAGTGTCTGACTGGTGAGCACCCCTCTTCTTTCCACCCCCCCCATCCCTTCCTCCAACTGGAAGCTTCCTGATTGATTAGCCAGGTCTGGGAAATGCTTGGAGAGACTGTGTTGGCGGAAACAGATGCTGAACAGGGTGCTCTGTCCTTCGTGgctgtgtgtttacattggACGGCACACGTCCTAATGTGTAAAACACTGCTTCAGCTGCAATGCTTGCAATGTCTTAGCTTTCTTCCATCAGGCTGTGGAGATGAATGTGGACAGAGAGGCTCCAAAATGGAgatacacattttacatatcTTAGAATGAAGCTGCAAATCCTGTTGCTGGGCTCTAATAACACTAAGtttgtttaacagaagaaattaataaaaaagtgtaATTTCCAAGCATTCAAAATTGTGAGATGTTTGTATAAACAAGTACAGCATACGTCTCACACAAAAATTTGATATCAGCATCATCAATAGGTATTGagtgacagaaaaaaaatgagacAGCCGCACGAGAAGTTATGCAACATCTCTAAAATGCTTAGAACTACATGGAAACTACTGTAAACAGTTTTAGAAGCTTGTAGAAAAATTATGTTctcaaaaataatgcaaatttgATCAATTGACTAACTAAATCAATAGTTTGCATATAAGGTAATGTGTGCAATcgttaggaggatctattggtagaaatgcaatataatataaataactatgtcttcagaggtgtataaagtccTTACCTAATGATGCAATGTTTTAATTACCTCATAATGAGTGTTTcttaaatacgttatctcctttggcaaagaagcgaaaacgttaCGTCATCTTTGTCAGTGTCAGACGGCGTAGTggttcgaaagggaggggtggagtgagctgttggttgcaatttgcaacctaaCTGCTAGATGCAGCTAAAATCTCGACATTGCCCctttaaaacagcttttgtCACTGGTATACTTCTATACAGTTTCTTAGGCAGCCTTCCATGTAGTCTGAAGTATCTTGGAGTTATTAATAAAGTTCTTACAGATTGGGTAGAGTTTTAATAGATCTTATGGTGTATGCTACCTTATGGCTGGCTAAACATAACACAACACCCTATTTCTTACATCTAAAAACATATACGTATAAGATCATTACAGCTTACACTTACGTAAGCTCCACCTTCTTACTTTTAGCTGCTCGGACgagctttacagtaaatatcaAATAGGAGAAGTAAAtagaagtttttttaaacaatgctATTTCcatgaaaatgatttcatagTAAATTTCAAATATTAAGTTGAAAATAATAGTATATGTATCCTCTTCTCATGGCACAGTTCCACCAACcatattttattatacagtaggcttaaaaatatatagtatggCAATTTGGTGAACAACAGCAGTTGCTAAGAAAGGAATGgatgttttcattatgtttgCATTATGAGACTTATGGCATTATTTTAGTACTCTTAATATACTACTATTATTAATTTAGGAATCAAATATagttacatatattatatttaatgtaatataactATACTTCATGTTATTATACTATATTATCAATACTGAAGTGCTTTTTTATTACGCATTTACCTACAGCAAGAAAATCTTGCCTATATTGAAGACATTAATAAAAAGCCTCTTCCTTCCTTGTCAACTCTCTTTTTAACCTCCCTAACACATTCACCATCTCTGTGTTAGTGGAATAGTGTTTACCGCACCTGTCATGACAGACCTGACACATGAACAGTGGAGGGTAGCGAGGTTAAATGGAGGGGCACGTGTTAGGTGGGGAACAGCACAGGGATTTTATTCTGCCCTCGAGACCTTCCGAACTCTAAATCACAAACAGCATTCCACCCTCAtttctctccacacacacataaaacccCAGTGATCGATAGGCGGGAGCTCTACGGCACCcttaaggtaaataaatgaacatatgAGGAAAAATGAACGAAAAGAGAATGCATGTGTGGACACTTTCACACTAGAGCTTTCTGTGTTTCAGACTTTCAGTGTGTAGTTTGTGTGATAGTAGCTGGGAAATTACCACTATCGATAATACATAGTTTGCCATTTTTTAATGACcatgttcacatttatttaaagacattCCAAGTGTAAACAAGTGGAATATTAGAATGCTTTGACCACAAGCACACAACTGGAAATCCTGTGTATTTAACAACATGTTTAATGAACAAGTCATTTTATaaactaaattatattttagaCACACTTTGACCAGGTGTTCACTGTATATCAACAAGCAATGCAAATTAATAGCCTGTTGGGAATGTCATACAATGAACAAAAAAGTGCCCCAGTAAAATGCTATTGAtcagttataaaaataaatatcagcaTTAGTCCTAAATACTGTAATACAGTGTAATAAATTTCTCATTGATGCTGGTCTCAGAATAAATTGTCTTTGGATTCTTTACATCTGCAGCACACAAGTGCAAGTACTGTTCCATGTGTACAAGGTTTTGGTAGGCAAAGAGACAAATCcaataataatacaatgaaATGGGTGTCTTCTCTTTAGTCAGTACCTTCTTACAATCGATAAACAGCTGTCACTATTAGTAACAGTGCACTCAGTGAGTTCAACATTATGAATTTATTGATGACGCAAACGTTGTGGTTTTGACCGAAACAATATGATGTTTAAAGGGGACCTGCAGGGTCAGTGGGAGGGCAGAACTTGGACCAAGCCAAGTGTGGACAGTTTTCATGCAAGTGCTTTTTTTGGTAGGACatcttaaaaatgatttaaacaaaagGATCCAGCTGTTAGTGTAGTGATCTGAAATGCTAGAATGATTCAATAATATCTGAAAGGATGAAAAAGACTGACCTGATAAAGCTCTATCCGCTGTTCAGACACACGAGCCTTTGAGTTCTGCAGCCTGAAGATCCTGAGCTCTGCCTTCACCAGGTTTGAGGCATTCTTCTCCATAGAGCTCACATCAAACATTAGCCTCCGGAAGTACAGATTGTAATGTGTTGGAGTGATGACATCTGGAACACACATTAGACTTTGTTACTTCAATGCCAAGTTCTttcagctttcctgtggctcagtggttaaagcatggcgctagcaatgccaaggtcatgagtttgatcacaggtGATtacacatagtcagaaacaaatgtatagttaaAAGCATTGTGactcactttggataaaagcgtctgccaaatgcgtaaatgtttatgaagtgTACCTTGCCAGCCCATCTTTCACATGTACGTTTGTGTACAACTTTGGACTATTAGCCAGTAATAAGCGCTTGCTGAACTGTAAAATCATACCGTAAAAGTTacttaaagcgggcgtaacacacaggttttctgccaatctcatattaatcttgagtacctatagagtaatATTGCATATTTCGTATCATCGAAGACtatttagtttgattacatatataaaagatagatacagcttcaTGATTGTTTGTGCGGGGAAGGGGTAGGCTGAATCAAAGCACGTGCgaacccattgccaacaaaacacaggcATCAtttcacaaacacctgatcttCGCGAActtatgctctctctctctctctctctctcctccacacaagtgaaagtgacgtctgtgcatgctccttctcctgctctggGCGTGCTTTTCAAGAAGAATTGTCCAAAGCGACCAAGAAAAcgtgttacaaaacagttttatatgttccaAAAatactttctgaaacctgtacgatcgctgggggagtttatcgagcacagaaatactacgtaatatgtccgacttgttttttgacaagttgaccatggtaagcatgagaagacagcatgtttaacattgtaaagaagtcagaatgcattacACAttgttgcagggccgctttaaagaAAATAGGTTCTAATCACTCAAGAAATTAAGTTAACTTTTCTCTAATTTTACTCAACGTTTACAGTGTTCaactatatttttgtcattccaCTCAAATAgtttaaaggagccagtcttttgctgtATTTGAGGCTGTGATTATGTTGTTAAAGGAAATTAAACCGGACCGAATAGTGTCAGACCgagttatattaattaacactaataacagaagcattagttttgcctttttaaattGGACCctagttggataataaaacaagcagattgtccaggagacatttgcaggcaggacttcaaaggacgtttcatgtAAGTGTTTTCgaggtatgcacacacacatacacacacacacaaacaaacaccatcagtttattacacagaacagctttcacagccgatgttaaagtcatggaagtgtgtttttgttgaaatataACAGACACTGGAATGGAAAGGacacaatatgtagaaatgcGGATTCATTTGAATTATATAATGCAAATTTTGAGTGGTCTCTTTTTCTAGAGTTGTATCTTCTTTTCTAGAAATTATGAGTTTCATCCCAGTACGCCTAAACTCATTGACCTTTACCATTTAGCTCAATAGGTACTGACCCTGTAACAAGTGATAAAAAGTCAGATAAGTGACTGCTTGCTTATCCCATAACCAAACAGCTATAAGTATGGGAAAGGGCAGATCTTGATATTATGTTACACTCATGGTCTCCTGAGATGAAATCAAGTGCCTGGGCTGGgtgaaaaatgaaatgctgaTAAAAGAAACGTGAAACAAATAGGTTGTCGTGCCATATCTCTAATGAAAACAAGCTTTATAAACGGACTAAACTAGTCCTGCAAGGGAAGGGCTTTAAGGCATGGGGCAGTGATGTGGTCTCCAACCAAACTGTGATGAAACAATGGGAAGACACGCCCCTCGAGCTGTGCTGTCACGCGACGGTCAGCTGGGGTACACTCCTGCCCCATATGGTTCCCGAGCGAGCCCAGTAGCCCAACACTCAAGCAGTACTCAAAACCATGTGTGAACATCATATGCTTTG
This region includes:
- the tgfb2 gene encoding transforming growth factor beta-2 proprotein; translated protein: MNLYILSLFLTLDLATVAVSLSTCSTLDMDQFKKKRIEAIRGQILSKLKLNSPPESYPEPEEVSRDIIAIYNSTRDLLLEKANERAATCERQRSEEEYYAKEIHKIDMQPPFYPAENVITPTHYNLYFRRLMFDVSSMEKNASNLVKAELRIFRLQNSKARVSEQRIELYQILGHKDLTSPTQRYIDSKVVRTRREGEWLSFDVTEAVSEWLLHRNRNNGFKISLHCPCCTFVPSNNYIIPNKSEELETRFAGIDDSILHGSDLKYKRRRNSGQSPHLLLMLLPSYRLESQHKSHRQKRALDAAFCSRNVQDNCCLRSLYIDFRNDLGWKWIHEPKGYNANFCAGACPYLWSADTQHSKVLGLYNTINPDASASPCCVSQDLEPLTILYFIGKTPKIEQLSNMIVKSCKCS